The Impatiens glandulifera chromosome 3, dImpGla2.1, whole genome shotgun sequence genome contains a region encoding:
- the LOC124929141 gene encoding UDP-glycosyltransferase 89A2-like, translating into MDVINGEIFVVPFFGQGHLIPSVELCKQLSSRNFNTKLIIPSHLSSSIPAATSLHQYPLFHILTLSDAVGSPFPPGPPPPPPEGGAVAGGGGPPPPGHCNQEMGREIESLLSQIGTSIVSIAVIDVMMMGSVRWVFRKFGIPVVAFFTSGACSAAMEYGIFKAGAYDVKPGQVRVLPGLPENMAVTVSDIELLPPPGGPHHHGPDISQPPPPRHPMQSSPRPPPWIDEVRESIALLINTCDELEGQFLTFIGDQVGIPVWGVGPLLPKQYWESANSVLLHDRDIRPSCRSNYTEDEVLKWLDSKPPKSVLYVSFGTEVGPTTEEYVELADALTESGRPFIWVTKSGVGRPGPHPPFSNIKPGPRPGPGQPQEDYYPNGLDEKVGDNGLIIRGWAPQLTILCHGSTAGFLSHCGWNSTTEAMARGVPILAWPIRGDQMFNAKLVVSHLKVGHRVSYGGPSEMVKKDNILKGIEMLMNDEELRARAATLARQFDGRFPSSSMAALDGFGDFVMKNKIAC; encoded by the coding sequence ATGGACGTGATTAATGGTGAAATTTTTGTAGTTCCCTTCTTCGGGCAAGGGCATCTAATCCCATCTGTGGAACTATGCAAGCAACTCTCATCTAGAAACTTCAATACCAAACTCATTATTCCTTCCCACCTTTCTTCCTCCATTCCGGCAGCCACTTCCCTCCATCAATACCCTCTCTTTCATATCCTTACCTTGTCCGATGCTGTCGGCAGCCCTTTCCCACCAGGGCCACCACCACCGCCACCAGAGGGTGGCGCTGTTGCTGGCGGCGGAGGACCGCCGCCACCAGGGCACTGCAACCAGGAGATGGGCAGAGAGATCGAATCACTCCTATCCCAAATCGGAACCAGCATTGTCTCCATAGCTGTTATTGATGTAATGATGATGGGTTCAGTCCGGTGGGTCTTCAGGAAGTTTGGGATTCCGGTGGTGGCTTTCTTCACATCAGGCGCATGCTCAGCCGCCATGGAGTACGGAATATTTAAGGCTGGAGCTTACGATGTTAAACCGGGTCAAGTTCGGGTACTTCCCGGGTTACCTGAGAACATGGCGGTTACAGTTTCGGATATTGAACTATTGCCGCCACCGGGAGGACCGCATCATCATGGTCCCGATATTTCTCAACCGCCGCCGCCACGTCATCCTATGCAGAGTTCTCCCCGGCCACCACCTTGGATAGATGAAGTCCGAGAATCGATTGCCTTGTTGATCAACACTTGTGACGAGCTAGAGGGTCAGTTTCTTACATTCATAGGTGATCAAGTGGGAATACCGGTTTGGGGAGTGGGCCCTTTATTGCCCAAACAGTATTGGGAATCAGCTAACTCGGTTCTACTACATGACCGAGACATTCGACCAAGCTGCCGGTCAAACTACACCGAAGACGAGGTGCTCAAATGGCTCGATTCTAAGCCACCTAAGTCAGTTCTCTACGTGTCGTTCGGGACCGAAGTCGGTCCCACGACCGAAGAATATGTTGAGTTGGCGGATGCCTTAACCGAATCGGGGCGGCCATTTATTTGGGTGACTAAAAGTGGTGTAGGAAGACCCGGGCCGCATCCACCCTTCTCAAACATCAAACCAGGCCCGAGACCGGGACCGGGTCAACCGCAAGAAGATTACTACCCAAACGGTTTGGACGAGAAAGTAGGGGATAACGGTCTGATAATCCGCGGATGGGCCCCACAGTTGACGATTTTGTGCCACGGGTCAACTGCTGGATTTCTATCCCATTGTGGATGGAACTCGACCACAGAGGCTATGGCTAGGGGAGTCCCAATCTTGGCTTGGCCAATTAGGGGTGACCAAATGTTTAATGCCAAGCTGGTGGTTAGCCATCTCAAGGTGGGGCACAGGGTATCTTATGGTGGTCCATCGGAAATGGTGAAGAAAGACAATATTCTAAAAGGGATCGAGATGCTTATGAACGACGAGGAGTTACGAGCTCGGGCTGCAACCTTGGCACGACAATTCGACGGAAGATTTCCATCAAGTTCGATGGCTGCGTTGGATGGTTTTGGGGATTTTGTCATGAAGAATAAGATTGCatgttaa
- the LOC124929140 gene encoding protein ENHANCED DISEASE RESISTANCE 2-like isoform X1 → MSKVVYEGWMVRHGRRKIGRSFIHMRYFVLETRLLAYYKRKPQGNVVPVKTLLIDGNCRVEDQGLKTHHGHRLYVLSVYNKKDKPHPIMVMAAFNVQEAHAWKEKIEFVIDQHQGSQVASNGKKYISFEYKPGMDNGRKSSSSDQESQFSAPDDEDDSNHDLLRRTTIGNGLPESVLDWTAQVDSDLSNENSDEQTFSRKHWRLLQCQNGLRIFEELIEVDFLPKSYSRAMKAVGVVDASCEEIFELIMSMDATRFEWDCTFQYGSLVEDVDGHTAILYERLQLDWFPMLVWPRDLCYVRYWRRNDDGSYVVLFRSREHDNCGTQPGFVRAHIESGGFNISPLKPRNGRPRTQVQHLMQIDLRGWGVGYISSFQQHCLLQMLNRVAGLREWFSQTDEKIAPPRVPVMVNMSSASVALRKSQPQSSVHIRTSSYDDTNISSKSTIMAYEYSDEEDENQVSERAVLASIHENEERKPEEPSGQLDLSCFSGNLRRNDLDNARNCWRISEGNNFRVRSKNFCYDKSKVPAGKHLMDIVAVDWFKDTRRMDHVARRRGCAAQIASEKGYFSIVINVQVPGSTHYSMVFYFVTKELVPGTLLQQFVDGDDEFRNSRLKLIPSVPKGSWIVRQSVGSTPCLLGKAVDCNYIRGPKYLEVDVDIGSSTVANGVLGLVIGVITSLVVDMAFLIQANTRDELPERLIGAVRMSHIELSSAIVPNLEQETSNTS, encoded by the exons ATGTCGAAGGTGGTTTACGAAGGGTGGATGGTGAGACATGGTAGAAGGAAGATCGGGCGATCGTTTATTCACATGAGGTACTTCGTTCTCGAGACTCGACTTCTTGCTTATTACAAGCGGAAGCCTCAGGGCAATGTG GTTCCCGTAAAGACCCTGCTTATTGATGGGAATTGTAGGGTTGAGGATCAAGGCTTAAAGACACATCACGGACAT AGGCTTTATGTTTTGTCCGTCTACAACAAGAAAGACAAGCCTCATCCAATAATGGTG ATGGCAGCATTCAATGTGCAGGAAGCACATGCATGGAAAGAAAAGATAGAGTTTGTCATTGATCAG CACCAAGGATCACAAGTAGCTTCCAATGGCAAGAAGTACATCTCTTTTGAATATAAGCCTGGAATGGATAATGGGAGGAAATCCTCTTCATCAGATCAGGAAAGTCA ATTTAGTGCCCCTGATGATGAGGATGACTCTAATCATGATTTGTTAAGGAGGACAACAATAGGAAATG GACTTCCTGAGTCAGTACTTGACTGGACAGCACAAGTAGATTCAGACTTGTCAAATGAGAATTCCGATGAGCAAACATTCTCTAGAAAACATTGGCGCCTTCTTCAATGCCAAAATG GACTTCGCATTTTTGAAGAGCTCATTGAAGTTGATTTTCTT CCAAAAAGTTATAGTAGAGCAATGAAAGCTGTAGGGGTGGTGGATGCTTCTTGTGAGGAGATATTTGAGCTTATTATGAGCATGGATGCAACACGGTTCGA GTGGGACTGCACATTCCAGTATGGTAGCTTGGTTGAAGATGTAGATGGACATACAGCAATACTGTATGAGAGATTACAGCTGGATTGGTTTCCAAT GTTAGTGTGGCCACGTGACCTCTGTTATGTACGCTATTGGCGCCGGAATGATGATGGAAGTTATG TTGTGTTATTTCGATCTAGGGAGCATGATAATTGTGGAACCCAACCAGGGTTTGTCCGAGCTCACATTGAGA GCGGAGGGTTCAATATATCTCCTCTAAAACCTCGGAATGGGAGACCGAGGACACAGGTGCAACACCTCATGCAAATTGATCTTAGAGGGTGGGGAGTCGGttatatttcatcttttcaACAACATTGCCTCCTCCAAATGCTAAATCGTGTTGCTG GACTTCGTGAATGGTTTTCACAAACAGATGAAAAGATTGCTCCTCCGAGAGTCCCAGTAATGGTCAACATGTCTTCTGCATCTGTTGCATTAAGAAAGAGTCAACCGCAGTCCTCTGTTCACATTCGTACTTCTTCTTATGATGATACAAACATATCGAGTAAAAGTACCATAATGGCGTACGAATATTCTGACGAGGAAGATGAAAACCAAGTATCGGAGCGAGCA GTATTAGCTTCCATACACGAGAATGAAGAAAGGAAACCAG AAGAACCCTCTGGTCAGCTTGATTTGTCATGTTTCTCGGGAAATCTACGACGCAATGATCTTGATAATGCTCGAAACTGCTGGAGGATTTCAGAAGGAAACAACTTTAGAGTTCGTAGTAAGAACTTCTGTTATGACAAATCCAAG gTTCCTGCTGGTAAGCATCTAATGGATATAGTTGCTGTCGATTGGTTTAAAGATACAAGACGCATGGATCATGTTGCAAGGCGTCGTGGTTGTGCAGCCCAG ATTGCATCAGAAAAAGGGTATTTCTCCATAGTCATAAACGTGCAA GTACCCGGTTCGACACATTATAGTATGGTTTTCTATTTCGTAACCAAGGAGCTAGTACCCGGAACTCTCTTGCAACAGTTTGTTGATGGTGACGATGAATTTCGTAACAGTAGACTAAAGTTGATCCCATCAGTTCCAAAG GGTTCTTGGATTGTTCGCCAAAGTGTCGGAAGCACTCCTTGCTTATTGGGAAAAGCAGTGGATTGCAATTATATCCGTGGCCCAAAATACTTGGAA GTTGACGTGGACATTGGATCGTCAACCGTCGCCAATGGAGTTCTAGGGCTTGTTATCGGGGTTATTACTTCACTGGTGGTTGACATGGCTTTTCTTATACAG GCAAATACCAGGGATGAATTGCCAGAGCGGTTGATAGGTGCTGTTCGAATGTCACACATAGAGTTGTCATCTGCCATAGTTCCAAATCTTGAACAAGAAACATCCAACACTTCTTAA
- the LOC124929140 gene encoding protein ENHANCED DISEASE RESISTANCE 2-like isoform X2 has translation MSKVVYEGWMVRHGRRKIGRSFIHMRYFVLETRLLAYYKRKPQGNVVPVKTLLIDGNCRVEDQGLKTHHGHRLYVLSVYNKKDKPHPIMMAAFNVQEAHAWKEKIEFVIDQHQGSQVASNGKKYISFEYKPGMDNGRKSSSSDQESQFSAPDDEDDSNHDLLRRTTIGNGLPESVLDWTAQVDSDLSNENSDEQTFSRKHWRLLQCQNGLRIFEELIEVDFLPKSYSRAMKAVGVVDASCEEIFELIMSMDATRFEWDCTFQYGSLVEDVDGHTAILYERLQLDWFPMLVWPRDLCYVRYWRRNDDGSYVVLFRSREHDNCGTQPGFVRAHIESGGFNISPLKPRNGRPRTQVQHLMQIDLRGWGVGYISSFQQHCLLQMLNRVAGLREWFSQTDEKIAPPRVPVMVNMSSASVALRKSQPQSSVHIRTSSYDDTNISSKSTIMAYEYSDEEDENQVSERAVLASIHENEERKPEEPSGQLDLSCFSGNLRRNDLDNARNCWRISEGNNFRVRSKNFCYDKSKVPAGKHLMDIVAVDWFKDTRRMDHVARRRGCAAQIASEKGYFSIVINVQVPGSTHYSMVFYFVTKELVPGTLLQQFVDGDDEFRNSRLKLIPSVPKGSWIVRQSVGSTPCLLGKAVDCNYIRGPKYLEVDVDIGSSTVANGVLGLVIGVITSLVVDMAFLIQANTRDELPERLIGAVRMSHIELSSAIVPNLEQETSNTS, from the exons ATGTCGAAGGTGGTTTACGAAGGGTGGATGGTGAGACATGGTAGAAGGAAGATCGGGCGATCGTTTATTCACATGAGGTACTTCGTTCTCGAGACTCGACTTCTTGCTTATTACAAGCGGAAGCCTCAGGGCAATGTG GTTCCCGTAAAGACCCTGCTTATTGATGGGAATTGTAGGGTTGAGGATCAAGGCTTAAAGACACATCACGGACAT AGGCTTTATGTTTTGTCCGTCTACAACAAGAAAGACAAGCCTCATCCAATAATG ATGGCAGCATTCAATGTGCAGGAAGCACATGCATGGAAAGAAAAGATAGAGTTTGTCATTGATCAG CACCAAGGATCACAAGTAGCTTCCAATGGCAAGAAGTACATCTCTTTTGAATATAAGCCTGGAATGGATAATGGGAGGAAATCCTCTTCATCAGATCAGGAAAGTCA ATTTAGTGCCCCTGATGATGAGGATGACTCTAATCATGATTTGTTAAGGAGGACAACAATAGGAAATG GACTTCCTGAGTCAGTACTTGACTGGACAGCACAAGTAGATTCAGACTTGTCAAATGAGAATTCCGATGAGCAAACATTCTCTAGAAAACATTGGCGCCTTCTTCAATGCCAAAATG GACTTCGCATTTTTGAAGAGCTCATTGAAGTTGATTTTCTT CCAAAAAGTTATAGTAGAGCAATGAAAGCTGTAGGGGTGGTGGATGCTTCTTGTGAGGAGATATTTGAGCTTATTATGAGCATGGATGCAACACGGTTCGA GTGGGACTGCACATTCCAGTATGGTAGCTTGGTTGAAGATGTAGATGGACATACAGCAATACTGTATGAGAGATTACAGCTGGATTGGTTTCCAAT GTTAGTGTGGCCACGTGACCTCTGTTATGTACGCTATTGGCGCCGGAATGATGATGGAAGTTATG TTGTGTTATTTCGATCTAGGGAGCATGATAATTGTGGAACCCAACCAGGGTTTGTCCGAGCTCACATTGAGA GCGGAGGGTTCAATATATCTCCTCTAAAACCTCGGAATGGGAGACCGAGGACACAGGTGCAACACCTCATGCAAATTGATCTTAGAGGGTGGGGAGTCGGttatatttcatcttttcaACAACATTGCCTCCTCCAAATGCTAAATCGTGTTGCTG GACTTCGTGAATGGTTTTCACAAACAGATGAAAAGATTGCTCCTCCGAGAGTCCCAGTAATGGTCAACATGTCTTCTGCATCTGTTGCATTAAGAAAGAGTCAACCGCAGTCCTCTGTTCACATTCGTACTTCTTCTTATGATGATACAAACATATCGAGTAAAAGTACCATAATGGCGTACGAATATTCTGACGAGGAAGATGAAAACCAAGTATCGGAGCGAGCA GTATTAGCTTCCATACACGAGAATGAAGAAAGGAAACCAG AAGAACCCTCTGGTCAGCTTGATTTGTCATGTTTCTCGGGAAATCTACGACGCAATGATCTTGATAATGCTCGAAACTGCTGGAGGATTTCAGAAGGAAACAACTTTAGAGTTCGTAGTAAGAACTTCTGTTATGACAAATCCAAG gTTCCTGCTGGTAAGCATCTAATGGATATAGTTGCTGTCGATTGGTTTAAAGATACAAGACGCATGGATCATGTTGCAAGGCGTCGTGGTTGTGCAGCCCAG ATTGCATCAGAAAAAGGGTATTTCTCCATAGTCATAAACGTGCAA GTACCCGGTTCGACACATTATAGTATGGTTTTCTATTTCGTAACCAAGGAGCTAGTACCCGGAACTCTCTTGCAACAGTTTGTTGATGGTGACGATGAATTTCGTAACAGTAGACTAAAGTTGATCCCATCAGTTCCAAAG GGTTCTTGGATTGTTCGCCAAAGTGTCGGAAGCACTCCTTGCTTATTGGGAAAAGCAGTGGATTGCAATTATATCCGTGGCCCAAAATACTTGGAA GTTGACGTGGACATTGGATCGTCAACCGTCGCCAATGGAGTTCTAGGGCTTGTTATCGGGGTTATTACTTCACTGGTGGTTGACATGGCTTTTCTTATACAG GCAAATACCAGGGATGAATTGCCAGAGCGGTTGATAGGTGCTGTTCGAATGTCACACATAGAGTTGTCATCTGCCATAGTTCCAAATCTTGAACAAGAAACATCCAACACTTCTTAA
- the LOC124929140 gene encoding protein ENHANCED DISEASE RESISTANCE 2-like isoform X3, protein MVMAAFNVQEAHAWKEKIEFVIDQHQGSQVASNGKKYISFEYKPGMDNGRKSSSSDQESQFSAPDDEDDSNHDLLRRTTIGNGLPESVLDWTAQVDSDLSNENSDEQTFSRKHWRLLQCQNGLRIFEELIEVDFLPKSYSRAMKAVGVVDASCEEIFELIMSMDATRFEWDCTFQYGSLVEDVDGHTAILYERLQLDWFPMLVWPRDLCYVRYWRRNDDGSYVVLFRSREHDNCGTQPGFVRAHIESGGFNISPLKPRNGRPRTQVQHLMQIDLRGWGVGYISSFQQHCLLQMLNRVAGLREWFSQTDEKIAPPRVPVMVNMSSASVALRKSQPQSSVHIRTSSYDDTNISSKSTIMAYEYSDEEDENQVSERAVLASIHENEERKPEEPSGQLDLSCFSGNLRRNDLDNARNCWRISEGNNFRVRSKNFCYDKSKVPAGKHLMDIVAVDWFKDTRRMDHVARRRGCAAQIASEKGYFSIVINVQVPGSTHYSMVFYFVTKELVPGTLLQQFVDGDDEFRNSRLKLIPSVPKGSWIVRQSVGSTPCLLGKAVDCNYIRGPKYLEVDVDIGSSTVANGVLGLVIGVITSLVVDMAFLIQANTRDELPERLIGAVRMSHIELSSAIVPNLEQETSNTS, encoded by the exons ATGGTG ATGGCAGCATTCAATGTGCAGGAAGCACATGCATGGAAAGAAAAGATAGAGTTTGTCATTGATCAG CACCAAGGATCACAAGTAGCTTCCAATGGCAAGAAGTACATCTCTTTTGAATATAAGCCTGGAATGGATAATGGGAGGAAATCCTCTTCATCAGATCAGGAAAGTCA ATTTAGTGCCCCTGATGATGAGGATGACTCTAATCATGATTTGTTAAGGAGGACAACAATAGGAAATG GACTTCCTGAGTCAGTACTTGACTGGACAGCACAAGTAGATTCAGACTTGTCAAATGAGAATTCCGATGAGCAAACATTCTCTAGAAAACATTGGCGCCTTCTTCAATGCCAAAATG GACTTCGCATTTTTGAAGAGCTCATTGAAGTTGATTTTCTT CCAAAAAGTTATAGTAGAGCAATGAAAGCTGTAGGGGTGGTGGATGCTTCTTGTGAGGAGATATTTGAGCTTATTATGAGCATGGATGCAACACGGTTCGA GTGGGACTGCACATTCCAGTATGGTAGCTTGGTTGAAGATGTAGATGGACATACAGCAATACTGTATGAGAGATTACAGCTGGATTGGTTTCCAAT GTTAGTGTGGCCACGTGACCTCTGTTATGTACGCTATTGGCGCCGGAATGATGATGGAAGTTATG TTGTGTTATTTCGATCTAGGGAGCATGATAATTGTGGAACCCAACCAGGGTTTGTCCGAGCTCACATTGAGA GCGGAGGGTTCAATATATCTCCTCTAAAACCTCGGAATGGGAGACCGAGGACACAGGTGCAACACCTCATGCAAATTGATCTTAGAGGGTGGGGAGTCGGttatatttcatcttttcaACAACATTGCCTCCTCCAAATGCTAAATCGTGTTGCTG GACTTCGTGAATGGTTTTCACAAACAGATGAAAAGATTGCTCCTCCGAGAGTCCCAGTAATGGTCAACATGTCTTCTGCATCTGTTGCATTAAGAAAGAGTCAACCGCAGTCCTCTGTTCACATTCGTACTTCTTCTTATGATGATACAAACATATCGAGTAAAAGTACCATAATGGCGTACGAATATTCTGACGAGGAAGATGAAAACCAAGTATCGGAGCGAGCA GTATTAGCTTCCATACACGAGAATGAAGAAAGGAAACCAG AAGAACCCTCTGGTCAGCTTGATTTGTCATGTTTCTCGGGAAATCTACGACGCAATGATCTTGATAATGCTCGAAACTGCTGGAGGATTTCAGAAGGAAACAACTTTAGAGTTCGTAGTAAGAACTTCTGTTATGACAAATCCAAG gTTCCTGCTGGTAAGCATCTAATGGATATAGTTGCTGTCGATTGGTTTAAAGATACAAGACGCATGGATCATGTTGCAAGGCGTCGTGGTTGTGCAGCCCAG ATTGCATCAGAAAAAGGGTATTTCTCCATAGTCATAAACGTGCAA GTACCCGGTTCGACACATTATAGTATGGTTTTCTATTTCGTAACCAAGGAGCTAGTACCCGGAACTCTCTTGCAACAGTTTGTTGATGGTGACGATGAATTTCGTAACAGTAGACTAAAGTTGATCCCATCAGTTCCAAAG GGTTCTTGGATTGTTCGCCAAAGTGTCGGAAGCACTCCTTGCTTATTGGGAAAAGCAGTGGATTGCAATTATATCCGTGGCCCAAAATACTTGGAA GTTGACGTGGACATTGGATCGTCAACCGTCGCCAATGGAGTTCTAGGGCTTGTTATCGGGGTTATTACTTCACTGGTGGTTGACATGGCTTTTCTTATACAG GCAAATACCAGGGATGAATTGCCAGAGCGGTTGATAGGTGCTGTTCGAATGTCACACATAGAGTTGTCATCTGCCATAGTTCCAAATCTTGAACAAGAAACATCCAACACTTCTTAA